A genomic stretch from Aedes albopictus strain Foshan chromosome 2, AalbF5, whole genome shotgun sequence includes:
- the LOC109621711 gene encoding DNA replication licensing factor Mcm7, translating into MQRDYSADKETINSFLTEFYKEDEDGKKIFVYARQLTNIAHREQVALTIDLDDVTSYNDLLAEAIQANCRRYVKMFSDAVFELLPSYKEREVINKDPLDIYIEHRLLMQSRMRNPNEHHDARNTIPAELIKRFEVYFKAPSSSKAISIREAKAESIGKLVTVRGIVTRCTEVKPMMTVATYTCDRCGAETYQPVSAMSFMPAVDCSSEDCRVNKAGGRLYLQTRGSKFMKFQELKIQEHSDQVPVGHIPRSLTVMCRGEITRLAQPGDHVVISGIFLPQQRSGFRAMVSGLLSETFLDAHRLVCLNKSDDGEVSNEISEEEMAELAKDDFYTRMASSLAPEIYGHLDVKKALLLLLVGGVDRSPDGMKIRGNINICLMGDPGVAKSQLLGYIARLAVRSQYTTGRGSSGVGLTAAVMKDPLTGEMILEGGALVLADQGICCIDEFDKMAENDRVAIHEVMEQQTISIAKAGIMTCLNARVSILAAANPAYGRYNPTRSIEQNIQLPAALLSRFDLLWLIQDKPDRDNDLRLAKHITFVHSHGKQPPSRIKTLDMSLIRRYIALCKRKNPVIKPELSEYIVNAYVELRREARNSKEGGNKDQTFTSARNLLGILRLSTALARLRLADEVDKDDVQEALRLLEMSKDSVNMKELRPTHVPNTADKIFDLVRELAGQSKTVKISDVMDRCTTKGYKPDQVDSCIEKYEELNVWQVNQTRTKITFI; encoded by the exons ATGCAACGAGATTACAGTGCAGATAAAG AAACGATCAACTccttcctgacggaattctacaaggaggacGAAGATGGCAAAAAGATCTTCGTTTACGCACGCCAATTGACCAACATCGCCCACCGCGAGCAAGTTGCGTTGACGATAGATTTGGATGATGTGACCAGCTATAATGATCTGTTGGCGGAGGCCATCCAAGCCAACTGTCGCCGCTATGTGAAGATGTTCTCGGATGCGGTGTTTGAGTTGCTACCGTCGTATAAGGAACGGGAAGTGATCAACAAGGATCCACTGGATATCTACATCGAGCATCGTCTGTTGATGCAGAGCCGGATGAGGAACCCGAATGAGCACCATGATGCCCGCAATACCATTCCGGCGGAGCTGATCAAGCGGTTCGAGGTGTATTTCAAGGCACCCAGCTCATCGAAGGCCATTTCCATCCGTGAGGCGAAAGCGGAAAGCATCGGTAAGCTGGTTACGGTTCGTGGTATCGTAACCCGTTGTACCGAGGTAAAACCGATGATGACGGTGGCCACGTACACTTGTGACCGTTGTGGCGCTGAGACATATCAGCCGGTGTCAGCGATGAGTTTCATGCCGGCGGTCGATTGCTCGTCGGAGGACTGCCGTGTCAACAAAGCAGGTGGAAGATTGTATCTTCAAACCCGTGGATCCAAGTTTATGAAGTTCCAGGAGCTGAAGATTCAAGAGCACAGCGACCAAGTTCCGGTCGGCCACATCCCACGCTCTTTGACGGTGATGTGCCGCGGGGAAATTACACGTTTGGCCCAGCCGGGAGATCATGTTGTGATCAGTGGAATTTTCTTACCTCAGCAAAGATCTGGATTCCGAGCGATGGTTTCCGGATTGTTGAGTGAGACTTTCCTAGATGCGCATCGTCTTGTTTGTTTGAACAAATCGGACGATGGGGAGGTTAGCAATGAAATCAGCGAAGAGGAAATGGCAGAGCTAGCGAAGGATGATTTCTACACAAGAATGGCCAGCAGTTTGGCGCCGGAAATCTACGGTCACCTGGATGTAAAGAAAGCACTGCTTTTGTTGCTTGTTGGTGGCGTTGATCGTAGCCCTGACGGAATGAAGATCCGTGGCAATATTAATATCTGTTTGATGGGAGATCCTGGAGTGGCCAAGTCTCAGCTATTGGGCTACATCGCTCGTCTTGCTGTTCGGAGCCAATATACTACGGGACGCGGTTCTTCCGGGGTTGGTCTGACTGCTGCTGTAATGAAGGATCCACTGAccggtgaaatgatcctcgagggAGGAGCGCTGGTGCTGGCCGATCAGGGAATTTGCTGCATTGACGAGTTCGATAAAATGGCCGAAAACGATCGAGTGGCCATTCACGAAGTTATGGAACAGCAAACCATTTCGATTGCCAAGGCCGGCATAATGACCTGCTTGAACGCTCGTGTGTCTATCCTAGCAGCGGCTAATCCTGCCTACGGACGATACAATCCAACTCGTTCGATCGAACAGAACATTCAACTTCCTGCTGCTCTTCTTTCCCGTTTCGATCTCCTGTGGTTGATCCAGGATAAGCCCGACCGTGACAACGATCTCCGTCTGGCCAAGCATATTACCTTCGTGCACAGCCATGGAAAGCAACCACCGTCTCGTATTAAAACGCTGGACATGTCTTTGATTCGTCGTTACATTGCTCTGTGTAAGCGCAAGAATCCCGTTATCAAGCCAGAATTGTCCGAATATATCGTCAACGCTTACGTGGAACTGCGCCGAGAAGCACGCAACAGCAAGGAAGGAGGCAATAAGGACCAGACCTTCACTTCTGCTAGGAACTTGCTGGGTATCCTGCGTTTGTCGACTGCCCTGGCCCGGCTCCGTTTGGCTGACGAAGTGGACAAGGATGATGTTCAGGAAGCGCTCCGATTGCTGGAAATGTCCAAGGACTCCGTGAACATGAAGGAATTGAGGCCCACACA CGTTCCAAATACCGCGGATAAGATCTTCGACCTGGTACGAGAGCTGGCCGGTCAGAGCAAAACGGTCAAAATTTCCGATGTGATGGACCGCTGCACGACCAAGGGCTACAAACCGGACCAGGTGGACAGCTGCATCGAAAAGTACGAGGAGCTCAACGTGTGGCAGGTCAATCAGACGAGAACGAAAATCACCTTTATTTAA
- the LOC109420436 gene encoding NEDD4 family-interacting protein 1-like: MPPANNNNSNNDDLPPPKADFSAPPPYEATDNSAHDQYAQSNHPEMTTKLPTYEEVQMEKMINHELPIPPGATVHMPPPPPPSITGLPMGPIGRTPGGPNGGPAVTFIAIDTDGENINADNSLLGTDIVFVTAFLVAFLFNWIGFLMLTCFCHTIAARYGALSGFGLSLAKWTLIVKHSTDFASHENSWLWWLIMAFGFLICVRALVQYISIKRTWRLLSTSAQERLLFFY, encoded by the coding sequence ATGCCTCCGGCCaataacaacaacagcaacaacgatGATTTACCCCCGCCAAAGGCGGATTTCAGCGCGCCTCCGCCGTACGAGGCAACGGATAACAGTGCTCACGATCAGTACGCTCAATCGAACCATCCGGAAATGACCACTAAATTGCCGACATACGAAGAGGTCCAGATGGAGAAAATGATCAATCACGAGTTGCCGATTCCGCCGGGGGCTACAGTTCATATGCCGCCACCTCCGCCGCCCAGTATTACCGGGCTACCCATGGGACCGATCGGACGCACCCCGGGAGGTCCAAACGGAGGCCCAGCTGTTACCTTTATCGCCATAGACACCGATGGAGAGAACATCAACGCCGACAACAGTCTTCTCGGGACGGACATTGTATTTGTGACAGCATTTTTGGTAGCGTTCCTGTTCAACTGGATCGGTTTCCTGATGTTGACCTGTTTCTGCCATACAATTGCCGCCCGTTACGGTGCTCTGTCCGGGTTTGGCCTGTCCCTGGCAAAGTGGACACTCATCGTCAAACACTCAACGGATTTCGCTTCGCACGAAAATTCCTGGCTCTGGTGGCTCATCATGGCCTTCGGGTTCCTAATCTGCGTCCGGGCCCTCGTCCAGTACATCAGCATCAAACGAACGTGGCGACTGCTTTCGACGTCCGCCCAGGAGCGACTACTTTTCTTCTACTGA